GTCATTATTGAAGCATCCAATTCGTTAGTTTCTTCATGAGTAAAAACAGCACCTTTTCCTGCGTTAAACAGTGGTGAATTTTCTAAAACATGAATGGTTTGCTCGACAGCATCAATACTTTTTCCTCCATTTTTTAAGATGTTATATCCAACTTTAATAGCTTCTTCAAGCTTTTGTTTATAAGCTGCTTCTTTTTCTGGAGTCATATTTTTCTTTAAAATGGTTCCAGCTCCGCCATGAATAACCAGAGCGAACTCATTAATTTTCTGTTCTTTAACAGGTTTAGTAGTAGATTTAGTAGCACAACTAAACAGTACAAATGCTAGTATAAATAGAGAAGGAAAGTAAGTCTTCATAAAAAGTTTAATTTTAAACAAAAAACATATGATTTGTTTAATTTATTAATTTAGAAATATTTGTAAATTTGACTTTTCAATTTAAACAACTAAAACGTAAATACAAAATGGCAGATTTTGGTATTCAAGAAGCATTACAAACCTTAGGGTTAAATGAAATAAATGAAGGAACTTCAACAGGTTCAAAGTGGTTTTCTAACGGAGAAGTAATCGAAAGTTATTCTCCAGTAGATGGTAAATTAATAGGAAAAGTAAAGGCGTCTACAAAAGATGATTACGAAAGTGTAATGAAATCAGCTACAGAAGCTTTTAAATCTTGGAGAGTTTTACCAGCTCCACAAAGAGGAGAAATTGTACGTCAGTTTGGTGAAAAGTTGAGAGAGAAGAAAGAAGCTTTAGGTAAATTAGTTTCTTATGAAATGGGTAAAAGTTACCAAGAAGGATTAGGTGAGGTACAGGAAATGATTGATATCTGTGATTTTGCAGTTGGTTTATCTCGTCAATTACACGGTTTAACAATGCACTCTGAAAGACCAGGTCACAGAATGTACGAGCAATATCATCCATTAGGAGTAGTAGGAATTATTTCTGCATTTAATTTCCCTGTTGCTGTTTGGGCTTGGAATACAGCTTTAGCTTGGATTTGTGGAGATGTTTGTGTTTGGAAGCCATCTGAAAAAACTCCATTATGTGGTGTAGCTTGTCAAAATATTATTGCTGAGGTATTAAAAGAAAATGATTTACCAGAAGGAATTTCTTGTTTAGTAAACGGAGATTACCAAGTTGGTGAGTATATTTCTAAAGATACAAGAGTTCCTTTAGTATCTGCAACAGGTTCTACTCGTATGGGTAAAATCGTTGCAAAAGAAGTTGCTGGTCGTTTAGGTAAGAGTTTATTAGAGTTAGGAGGAAACAATGCAATTATTGTAACTCCAGATGCTGATATTAAAATGACTGTTATCGGTGCTGTATTCGGAGCAGTAGGAACTGCTGGTCAACGTTGTACTTCTACACGTAGATTAATTGTACATGAATCTATGTATGATAAAGTGAAGAACGCTTTAGTAGATGCTTACAAACAATTACGTATTGGAAATCCATTAGACGAAAACAATCACGTTGGTCCGTTAATCGATACACAAGCTGTTGATATGTATAAAAATGCATTAGAAAAGGTTGTTGAAGAAGGAGGAAATATTATTGTTGAAGGTGGCGTTTTAGAAGGAGAAGGATACGAAAGTGGATGTTACGTGAAGCCTGCAATTGCAGAAGCTGGAAACTACTATGATATCGTTCAACACGAAACATTTGCACCAGTATTATACTTATTAAAATATACAGGAGAAGTTGAAAATGCAATTGCTTTACAAAATGGGGTTGCTCAAGGATTATCTTCTGCTATTATGACCAATAACTTACGTGAAGCTGAGCGTTTCTTATCTCATGCAGGATCTGACTGTGGTATTGCTAATGTAAACATCGGAACTTCTGGTGCTGAAATTGGTGGAGCCTTTGGAGGTGAAAAAGAAACTGGTGGTGGTAGAGAATCAGGATCTGATGCTTGGAAGGTTTACATGCGTCGTCAAACAAATACAATTAACTATACAACTGAATTACCTTTAGCACAAGGAATTAAATTCGATTTATAGGAATTAATAATTATCACATAAAAAAAAGGACCACATCAATTGTGGTCCTTTTTTGGTTCACAGTCCCCCCGAACTATAAACGATATATTTTGAAACTTACTAACTATATTATCTTTTGCTTACACTGTAAAGATACTATAGATATTAGCATTTATAGGGTTTTGTCGATGAATAGACCATTGTTATTGCCGACTTTCAATTAACATATGCTAAACCTATATATTCTTATTAGACGTTTTATGTATAACTATTTTACAATTTTATTTTATAGAAAATTAGTAAGATTATTGCTAATTGAATTATATAAACAAACAAAGGAGCCACAAAACTGTGACTCCTTTGTTTGTTGGTAGTTCCCCCGAACTACAACCGGTATATTCTATTGAAACTTAACATTGATTCTTATTTACACTGTAAAGATATTACAGATTAGGTTTGAAATTATTTTTTATCGATGAACTGCGGTTTGTTAAAGCCGATTCAAAAATTAACCTAGGTTAATACTATTAAAAACCATTTAACGATAGTTATAAAGCATAAAAAAGCTAGAACATTGATATAATTGAGAAGTGTTGAGAAATATTATAATATTATAGAAAAACAAAAGAGCCACTAAATTGTGGCTCTTTTGTTTGTTCACAGTCCCCCCGAACCATAAACGGTATATTTTGAAACTTACATTTAATTTCTTTTGCTTACACTGTAAAAATACTACAGATTTAAAATGAATTGGGTTTTTATCGATGAATAGACGATTGATGTTGTCGATATTAAATTAACATAGGTTAACCGAAAAAAATTAAAACGAAAGAAATGTTAAT
This genomic window from Tenacibaculum sp. 190524A05c contains:
- a CDS encoding aldehyde dehydrogenase family protein, with amino-acid sequence MADFGIQEALQTLGLNEINEGTSTGSKWFSNGEVIESYSPVDGKLIGKVKASTKDDYESVMKSATEAFKSWRVLPAPQRGEIVRQFGEKLREKKEALGKLVSYEMGKSYQEGLGEVQEMIDICDFAVGLSRQLHGLTMHSERPGHRMYEQYHPLGVVGIISAFNFPVAVWAWNTALAWICGDVCVWKPSEKTPLCGVACQNIIAEVLKENDLPEGISCLVNGDYQVGEYISKDTRVPLVSATGSTRMGKIVAKEVAGRLGKSLLELGGNNAIIVTPDADIKMTVIGAVFGAVGTAGQRCTSTRRLIVHESMYDKVKNALVDAYKQLRIGNPLDENNHVGPLIDTQAVDMYKNALEKVVEEGGNIIVEGGVLEGEGYESGCYVKPAIAEAGNYYDIVQHETFAPVLYLLKYTGEVENAIALQNGVAQGLSSAIMTNNLREAERFLSHAGSDCGIANVNIGTSGAEIGGAFGGEKETGGGRESGSDAWKVYMRRQTNTINYTTELPLAQGIKFDL